Proteins from one Chrysiogenia bacterium genomic window:
- a CDS encoding ketoacyl-ACP synthase III translates to MKHLRIIGTGSAVPAKVMRNADFEKTLDTNDEWIRARTGIEERRISADSESSATFAVDAARRAIEAAGISPGEIDAILVSTVTPDMIMPSTAAMVQHELGAANAYAFDLSAACAGFVYGAHTAWGQHLTGSADTILLIGVDTLTKYCDFTDRGTCILFGDGAGAVVLRAEEGERGIVGSKLYTDGSAWETLYVADSGSRNPSGVDENGNRTNFIHMDGREIFRRAVRGMASACTELLEESGVSQDQIRWLIPHQANKRIVSAVADQLDFPLERVFINLEKYGNTSAGSIPIALDECARQGLIDEGDYLLFAAFGAGLAWGTTLIRW, encoded by the coding sequence TTGAAACATCTGCGAATCATCGGCACCGGCAGCGCGGTGCCCGCCAAGGTCATGCGCAATGCTGACTTTGAGAAAACTCTCGACACCAACGACGAGTGGATCCGTGCGCGCACGGGCATCGAGGAGCGGCGCATCTCGGCTGACTCCGAAAGCAGCGCCACCTTTGCGGTGGACGCCGCGCGCCGCGCCATCGAGGCGGCCGGAATCTCCCCCGGGGAGATCGACGCCATCTTGGTGAGCACCGTGACCCCCGACATGATCATGCCCAGCACGGCGGCCATGGTGCAGCACGAGCTGGGCGCGGCCAATGCCTACGCCTTCGACCTGAGCGCCGCGTGCGCGGGTTTCGTCTACGGCGCGCACACCGCCTGGGGCCAGCACCTCACCGGCTCTGCCGACACGATCCTTCTGATCGGCGTCGATACGCTCACAAAATATTGCGACTTTACCGACCGCGGGACCTGCATCCTCTTCGGGGACGGCGCGGGCGCCGTGGTGCTGCGCGCCGAAGAGGGCGAGCGCGGCATCGTGGGCAGCAAGCTCTACACCGATGGCAGCGCCTGGGAGACCCTTTACGTCGCCGACTCCGGAAGCCGCAATCCCAGCGGCGTCGATGAGAACGGCAATCGCACCAACTTCATCCACATGGATGGACGCGAAATCTTCCGGCGCGCCGTCCGCGGCATGGCGAGCGCCTGCACCGAGCTGCTCGAAGAGAGCGGCGTGAGTCAGGATCAGATTCGCTGGCTGATTCCCCACCAGGCCAACAAGCGAATTGTCTCGGCCGTGGCCGACCAGCTCGACTTTCCGCTTGAGCGCGTGTTCATCAACCTCGAGAAATACGGCAACACCTCGGCCGGATCGATCCCCATTGCGCTCGACGAATGCGCGCGCCAGGGGCTCATCGATGAGGGCGACTATCTGCTCTTTGCTGCCTTCGGCGCGGGCCTTGCCTGGGGCACCACCCTGATTCGGTGGTGA
- a CDS encoding SDR family oxidoreductase: MADWALILGASSGFGEAIGLELASKGFNIFGVHLDRKATLPNAERIEKEMQDKGVKTKFFNVNAADPEKIADVLDTIKGTIGSGEQVRVMLHSIAFGTLKPLVDVANPEKQDQISKPQLDMTVDVMANSLIYWAQGVIARDLMREHGRIYAMTSSGGTRVWPKYGAVSAAKAALESHCRQLALELAPRTIAVNAVRAGVTDTPALRKIPGSDEMINIAKSRNPYGRLTTPQDVAKCIGALVDPATDWLTGNTLGVDGGEDVIG; this comes from the coding sequence GCAAGGGCTTCAACATCTTCGGCGTTCATCTCGACCGCAAGGCCACCCTGCCCAATGCCGAGCGCATCGAAAAGGAAATGCAGGACAAGGGCGTGAAGACGAAGTTCTTCAACGTCAACGCCGCCGATCCCGAGAAGATCGCCGACGTGCTTGACACCATCAAGGGGACCATCGGTTCGGGAGAGCAGGTCCGCGTGATGCTGCACTCCATCGCATTCGGAACGCTCAAGCCCCTTGTCGATGTCGCCAACCCCGAAAAGCAGGACCAGATCAGCAAGCCCCAGCTCGACATGACCGTCGACGTGATGGCCAATAGCCTCATTTATTGGGCGCAGGGCGTAATCGCCCGCGACCTGATGCGCGAGCACGGGCGCATCTACGCCATGACCAGCTCGGGTGGCACGCGCGTGTGGCCCAAGTATGGCGCCGTCTCAGCCGCCAAGGCCGCGCTGGAAAGCCACTGCCGCCAGCTCGCGCTGGAGCTTGCGCCCCGCACCATTGCCGTCAACGCCGTGCGCGCGGGCGTCACCGACACCCCGGCCCTTCGCAAGATTCCGGGCTCGGATGAAATGATCAACATCGCCAAATCGCGCAACCCCTATGGGCGACTCACCACCCCGCAGGACGTGGCCAAGTGCATCGGCGCCCTTGTCGATCCGGCCACCGACTGGCTCACCGGCAATACGCTTGGCGTCGACGGCGGCGAAGACGTCATCGGCTAA